One window of Hujiaoplasma nucleasis genomic DNA carries:
- a CDS encoding DUF697 domain-containing protein has protein sequence MKKLGKPFWIFLGIASLFFLVLIILSAVMDLGEKVGRIHLYLEYSLYLVSGLLFLILFIRPLFAVLLSPSFSIDHLFTDEENAKKNFRMYKKVAKNLLDEDYLSEKEKEQIQEHINEPLMLKNTLSNVFDTSIKKELNRMIVEHAETVYLSTAISQNGRLDSIAVITINLRLIKNLVKKCGFRPSYMSLGKLSVNVLGTAIIAENLEDMDFSTIFPTSTMNALSEIPLLKTVTGSFAQGLGNALLSLRVGIICRNFLFMDLKGLSKKDIRKLAFAEAVVLLPRVIGESMKKFPSRLKGVFSKLFG, from the coding sequence ATGAAAAAATTAGGGAAACCCTTTTGGATATTTTTAGGTATTGCATCTTTGTTTTTTCTTGTATTAATTATTTTATCAGCAGTGATGGATTTAGGGGAAAAAGTTGGGAGAATTCATCTTTATCTAGAATATAGCCTTTATCTTGTCTCAGGTCTGCTTTTTTTGATATTATTTATAAGACCTTTATTTGCAGTCTTACTTTCTCCAAGTTTCTCAATTGATCATTTATTTACTGATGAAGAAAATGCAAAAAAGAATTTTCGTATGTACAAGAAAGTTGCTAAGAACTTATTGGATGAGGATTATTTATCTGAAAAGGAAAAAGAACAAATTCAAGAACACATAAATGAACCTTTGATGCTAAAAAATACTTTGTCTAATGTATTTGATACATCTATTAAAAAAGAATTAAATCGGATGATTGTTGAACACGCTGAAACTGTATATTTATCTACTGCAATATCTCAAAATGGACGTTTAGACTCTATAGCTGTGATAACCATAAATTTAAGACTAATCAAAAACTTAGTGAAAAAGTGTGGGTTCAGACCAAGTTATATGTCTTTAGGAAAGTTATCTGTTAATGTGTTGGGAACAGCAATAATAGCTGAAAATTTAGAAGATATGGATTTTTCTACTATTTTCCCAACGTCAACTATGAATGCTTTATCAGAGATTCCTTTATTAAAAACTGTCACTGGGTCTTTTGCACAAGGCTTAGGTAATGCATTGTTATCCCTAAGGGTAGGAATCATTTGCCGTAATTTCTTATTTATGGATTTAAAAGGTTTAAGTAAAAAAGATATAAGAAAATTGGCTTTTGCTGAAGCGGTTGTTTTACTTCCTAGGGTGATTGGTGAATCTATGAAAAAGTTCCCAAGTCGTTTAAAAGGCGTTTTTAGTAAATTATTTGGTTGA